In Lentisphaera araneosa HTCC2155, the genomic window GCTTCATATATGTCACACCAATGGGTTTCATAGCAAACTTTGTGTACTGACCGATGTGAGCATTTGGTGATTTCCAAACCAATTGTAAATTCCTGCCCTCTTCCATTTTCCAAGCGTCTTCTAAAAAACTCGTTGGTGCTGCAGGTGAAGTTCCACACGCAGATAAGAAAATGGCGATAAAAATGGCCCCAATATATTTCATTTTGTACTCCTAAATTAAAAATCGTCATTAAGATACCTCAAGTGGTAATTTAGGCTAGTACGATGCTCTTTAGCACTTGTTTAATCTCAATGAAAAGTCATTTTAATAAGGATAAATACGGAGTTGTCATTTGGCGCATCAGCATCGCAATACATTAAGCATTGACTTAAGAGCTTTAAAAGAAAATTTTCACAAGCTCGAAAAGTTGAGCTCGCCCTCTCAAGTCATGCCCGTTTTAAAAGCCAATGCCTATGGCCTTGGAGCCAAAGAAATCGCCGCTGAACTCAAAGAATCTGGAGCCACAATCATTGCCGTAGCTGATCTCAACGAAGCTCTTGATCTACGTGACTTAGACCTCGACATCCTCATCCTTGGCGATATCATTCCCGAGGAAATCCCCCTCGCTATCAGAAACAATTTCATCTTACCCATTGGTTCACTGGAAAGCGCCCAGCTCATTTCTGCTCACGCAGGAGAACGTCGCGTCTTTTGTCATCTGGTTATCGATTCAGGCATGGGACGACTCGGCATCCCAGCTGCACAAGCCTTGGAGGAATTTGCGGAGATTGCAAAACTCGAGAAACTTCACTTCGATGGCGTTTACACTCACTTCCCAGTTGCTTATTCCGATCGCGAGTTCTCACTCCAACAAATCGAAGCATTTAAAGATTTCCTAAATCAATGCCCTCATACATTTAAACGTATCCACATTGCCAACTCCGATGGCATTCATAATATCCCCGAAGCCTGCCAAGCTCCTTTTAATTTTGTCCGCACTGGACTCAACCTCTATGGATGTTTTGACCTAGAAGGTGCTCAACGAGTTCAACTAGAACCCATTTTGACACTTGCATCGCGCCTCGTTCGCGTTCGCGAATTAAATGCTGGTATGAGTATTGGCTATGGACGAGAATGGCTATTAGAAAAAACGACTTTAGTGGGAACCGTCGCGCTCGGTTATGCCGATGGTTTTCCATTTAACACAAAGGCCTATGTATTATACCAAGGCCATAAATGCCCCGTTATCGGGCGCATATCTATGGATTACATCACCATTGATCTCAGTCAATGTCCTAACGCAAAGAGTGGCGATGCCGTTCTCTGCCTAGGCGATGCAATCCCCGTTGCAAAATGGGCCAAATGGAAAGGTACCATTACTTACGAAATCATTTGTTCCTTGGGACAAAGAATAAAACGCATATACAAAAAATAGGAGAAACCATGAATAGAAGAACCTTCATCCAAGCCAGTTCACTCACCGTTTTAGCGAGCTCATGCGCCACGAGTAAGAGCCAAGAGAAGCATGGCAGCTACTTTGTTGGTGGTGGATCCGGTAAGAACGGCGGCCTACACCTCTACAAAACTTGTGCCACAGGAGAAAACATCGAACTACTTTCGATTGCGGGAGAAGGTGAAAGTCATGGCTTCCAAGTTTACCACAATGACACACTCTATTCATGTGCGACTCGAGGTGCTAAAAAAGAACAAGTTCATTCTATAGAAGCTTATAAGCTTAATACGAAAGAAAACACTCTAGAGAAAATCAGTTCTTTCGAAACTGCCGCTAAACTTTGCCATGTGGCAGCGCATGGCTCACTGCTTGTGGTGACGGCTTATGGTGGCAATTATATTGAAAGCTTCCAGCTCGGCGAATCTGGCGAAATTCAAAAGCAATTGCAAAAATATAGCTTCACTGGCGGTAGCAAGGTTAACCCCAAGCGCCAGAATTCACCACATCCTCACTGCTTTACTTTTGATAATGAGGGTAAATTCGGCTTCATGCCCGACCTCGGCCGTGACCTCATGCAAGCTTTCCAAGTCGTTAATAACAAGCTCATTTATCGTCATGACCTCGACTATAAATCAGCTCCAGGTTCTGGACCACGCCACTTTACTTTCCACCCAGATGGCAAACGCGCTTACTTGATCAATGAACTCGATTTCACTCTTACCGCATTCATCTACCAAGAAGGTCAGCTCACAGAAACGGATAACAAGCGCTGCTTACCTACTGACTTCACAGAATGGAATAGTTGTGCCGACGTTCACGTTCACCCCAATGGCCATTACGTCTACGCCTCAAACCGTGGTCATAATAGCCTCGCTATCTTCAAAATAGCTTACGATAAAATCGAGTTCCTCAAAAACGAATCGACCATGGGAGAAATCCCCCGTAACTTTGGCATCTATGATGACTTTGCTCTCGTGGCCAACCAAAGTAGCGACAACATCGTTTTATTCGATCTCGATGCTGAAACGGGTATGCTCACCTACAAATCTAAAACCGAAGGTATTGGTCGCCCTAGCTGCGTCAATCTTATTGACTAATATGTTTGCATACCCGCATTAACGAACACTAAAAAATGCCGAGCACCCGCTCAGCATTTTTTATATTATTTACCTGGAATCGCGGGCAGCTTGCCTGTATAAACAGGTGGTTTTATCAGAATAGTAACGGATTAGAGTTCTCTCGCAAAGGCGCCAAGCCACAAAGTTTTTTTCCCATAAATAATTAAAGAAACTATTTCACCACAGAGTGCACGGAGAACTCAGAGAAAAGAGGAGTTTTTAGTTTGTTCTTTTTGAACAGTTGG contains:
- the alr gene encoding alanine racemase codes for the protein MAHQHRNTLSIDLRALKENFHKLEKLSSPSQVMPVLKANAYGLGAKEIAAELKESGATIIAVADLNEALDLRDLDLDILILGDIIPEEIPLAIRNNFILPIGSLESAQLISAHAGERRVFCHLVIDSGMGRLGIPAAQALEEFAEIAKLEKLHFDGVYTHFPVAYSDREFSLQQIEAFKDFLNQCPHTFKRIHIANSDGIHNIPEACQAPFNFVRTGLNLYGCFDLEGAQRVQLEPILTLASRLVRVRELNAGMSIGYGREWLLEKTTLVGTVALGYADGFPFNTKAYVLYQGHKCPVIGRISMDYITIDLSQCPNAKSGDAVLCLGDAIPVAKWAKWKGTITYEIICSLGQRIKRIYKK
- a CDS encoding lactonase family protein, translated to MNRRTFIQASSLTVLASSCATSKSQEKHGSYFVGGGSGKNGGLHLYKTCATGENIELLSIAGEGESHGFQVYHNDTLYSCATRGAKKEQVHSIEAYKLNTKENTLEKISSFETAAKLCHVAAHGSLLVVTAYGGNYIESFQLGESGEIQKQLQKYSFTGGSKVNPKRQNSPHPHCFTFDNEGKFGFMPDLGRDLMQAFQVVNNKLIYRHDLDYKSAPGSGPRHFTFHPDGKRAYLINELDFTLTAFIYQEGQLTETDNKRCLPTDFTEWNSCADVHVHPNGHYVYASNRGHNSLAIFKIAYDKIEFLKNESTMGEIPRNFGIYDDFALVANQSSDNIVLFDLDAETGMLTYKSKTEGIGRPSCVNLID